Proteins encoded together in one Pseudopipra pipra isolate bDixPip1 chromosome 23, bDixPip1.hap1, whole genome shotgun sequence window:
- the KCNJ5 gene encoding G protein-activated inward rectifier potassium channel 4 yields the protein MAGDSRIFMNQDMDIGVTSREPKKIPKQARDDVPIATDRTRLISAEGKKPRQRYMEKSGKCNVHHGNVQETYRYLSDLFTTLVDLKWRFNLLVFTMVYTITWLFFGFIWWLIAYIRGDLDHLEDENWIPCVENLSGFVSAFLFSIETETTIGYGYRVITEKCPEGIVLLLIQAILGSIVNAFMVGCMFVKISQPKKRAETLMFSNNAVISMRDEKLCLMFRVGDLRNSHIVEASIRAKLIKSKQTKEGEFIPLNQTDINVGFDTGDDRLFLVSPLIISHEINEKSPFWEMSRTQLEKEEFEIVVILEGMVEATGMTCQARSSYMDTEVLWGHRFTPVLTLEKDFYEVDYNSFHSTYETNTPVCCAKELAESRREGQLLGHLCGATLLSGGREAETAREEEEEEEEEEGREPAGLDGANGTAGEMPV from the exons atGGCTGGAGATTCCAGGATCTTCATGAACCAGGACATGGACATCGGGGTGACCTCCAGGGAGCCCAAGAAGATTCCCAAGCAGGCCCGGGACGATGTCCCCATCGCCACCGACCGGACGCGCCTCATCTCGGCCGAGGGGAAGAAGCCCCGGCAGCGGTACATGGAGAAGAGCGGCAAGTGCAACGTCCACCACGGCAACGTGCAGGAGACCTACCGCTACCTCAGCGACCTCTTCACCACCCTCGTGGACCTCAAGTGGCGTTTCAACCTCCTGGTCTTCACCATGGTCTACACCATCACCTGGTTGTTCTTTGGGTTCATATGGTGGCTCATCGCCTACATCCGGGGAGACCTGGACCACCTGGAAGATGAGAACTGGATCCCCTGCGTGGAAAACCTCAGCGGGTTTGTGTCCGCGTTTCTGTTCTCCATCGAGACGGAGACGACGATCGGTTACGGCTACAGGGTGATCACGGAGAAGTGCCCCGAGGGCATCGTGCTGCTCCTCATCCAGGCCATCCTGGGCTCCATCGTCAACGCCTTCATGGTGGGCTGCATGTTCGTCAAGATCAGCCAACCAAAGAAAAGGGCTGAAACCCTCATGTTTTCCAACAACGCCGTGATCTCCATGAGGGACGAGAAGCTCTGTCTCATGTTCCGGGTTGGAGACCTCCGCAATTCCCACATTGTTGAGGCTTCCATTAGAGCCAAACTGATTAAGTCCAAACAGACCaaagaaggagagtttattcCCCTGAACCAAACGGACATCAACGTGGGATTTGACACTGGAGATGACAGGTTGTTCCTGGTGTCACCTCTGATCATCTCACACGAAATCAATGAGAAAAGCCCCTTCTGGGAGATGTCTCGTAcccagctggagaaggaggagtTTGAAATTGTGGTCATCCTGGAAGGAATGGTGGAAGCAACAG GGATGACTTGCCAGGCTCGCAGCTCCTACATGGACACCGAGGTGCTGTGGGGACACCGCTTCACCCCCGTGCTCAccctggagaaggacttttaCGAGGTGGACTATAACAGCTTCCACAGCACCTACGAGACCAACACCCCCGTGTGCTGTGCCAAGGAACTGGCCGAGTCCCGCCGGGAAGGGCAGCTCCTGGGCCACCTCTGCGGTGCCACCCTGCTCAGCgggggcagggaggcagagaCAGcccgggaggaggaggaggaggaggaggaggaggaaggcagggagccGGCAGGATTGGATGGAGCCAATGGCACAGCAGGAGAGATGCCCGTATAA